In one Aerosakkonema funiforme FACHB-1375 genomic region, the following are encoded:
- a CDS encoding phosphorylase family protein encodes MPCAVILTAIPVEYIAVRAHLSDLREEMHPQGTIYERGKFFANGKSWEVGIVEVGAGNAGAAVEAERAIAYFNPSVILFVGVAGGIKDVAIGDVVAATKVYGYESGKAKQKFQPRPDLGLSTYRLIQRAKAESKKSDWLQRLTSAVPDSNPRVFVAPIAAGEKVIASSKSDVFKFIQLNYGDAIAVEMEGRGLLQAAHANHQVSALVIRGISDLIDGKSEADAGGSQEMAVRNASAFAFEILAKLQIEEAGKASSQQSTLPLVLPKSAQTMSSDSTPPKVFISYSHDSQEHKDRILELADRFREDGIDCNIDQYEDSPAEGWQRWMLNQVEAADFVLVVCTEQYDRRFRGHEEVGKGKGVTWEGGVIIQELYDAQGKNSKFIPVTFTPQDTDFIPSPLRAATNYRLNSTDEYERLYRRLTNQPRTRKPDLGKLQTLAPRDRKQVFPAISDDSPASNSRPLNFFALDDTWVGRESLIQDLSPRIRSSCRLLILVGITGIGKTALGERLAVELSDWFEGDWSKFHEENFENEQQSNDFASVAARWLEKWGELITPEDRKDTQRLLYRLVRHLKENRYLVQLDSLENILQGNEEEGWSDFKDEWWVQFFESLLVADSCESCIILTSQDLPAQIPTLGTRYQNFWYCQPLSGLEEPERLRLFDKTGLDVGTESTGKPYLERIGCAYEGHPLALRVIAGEIINQPFDGNVLAYWNQHGREVEEVEKAIEEAKTKGITASADDKFNLHRYTRNLRRNVRVRLEKTFNRLQKDVRYGYILLCEASVYRCPVPEDFWLSHLEDWDRDEDEQQVALDALRDRFLVEEVVESDRCLLRQHNLIRSVSLEHLKQLDDNDE; translated from the coding sequence ATGCCCTGCGCGGTGATACTGACTGCTATTCCCGTCGAGTATATCGCTGTTCGCGCCCATCTGAGCGACCTGCGAGAGGAAATGCACCCCCAGGGAACGATTTATGAGCGAGGAAAATTTTTCGCTAACGGTAAGTCGTGGGAGGTTGGAATTGTGGAGGTGGGTGCGGGCAATGCTGGGGCAGCAGTGGAGGCGGAGAGGGCGATCGCCTATTTCAATCCCAGTGTCATACTCTTTGTGGGAGTGGCTGGAGGGATCAAGGATGTAGCCATTGGCGATGTGGTAGCCGCGACCAAAGTCTATGGTTACGAGTCTGGCAAGGCAAAACAGAAATTTCAACCCAGACCCGATTTAGGGCTATCTACGTACAGATTGATCCAGCGAGCGAAGGCTGAGTCGAAAAAATCGGATTGGCTGCAAAGGCTGACATCTGCTGTACCCGATTCAAACCCTCGCGTATTCGTTGCGCCGATTGCCGCCGGGGAAAAAGTGATTGCTTCAAGCAAGTCTGATGTTTTTAAGTTTATCCAGTTAAACTATGGTGATGCGATCGCTGTGGAGATGGAGGGACGAGGATTGCTACAAGCGGCTCATGCTAATCACCAAGTATCGGCACTGGTTATCCGTGGGATTTCGGATCTGATTGATGGTAAGAGTGAAGCCGATGCGGGTGGTTCTCAAGAAATGGCGGTTCGCAATGCCAGTGCGTTTGCTTTTGAAATTCTGGCCAAGCTTCAGATTGAAGAGGCGGGTAAGGCATCTTCCCAGCAATCTACTCTGCCACTCGTTCTACCTAAATCTGCCCAAACCATGAGTTCTGACTCTACACCTCCAAAAGTTTTTATCAGCTACAGTCATGACTCCCAAGAACACAAGGATCGGATTTTGGAACTTGCCGATCGCTTTCGCGAGGATGGCATTGACTGCAATATTGACCAATATGAAGATTCTCCTGCTGAAGGATGGCAGCGCTGGATGCTGAACCAGGTTGAGGCGGCAGATTTTGTGCTGGTTGTCTGTACGGAACAGTACGATCGGCGATTTCGGGGCCATGAAGAAGTGGGAAAGGGTAAGGGCGTAACCTGGGAGGGTGGGGTAATTATTCAAGAACTCTACGATGCTCAAGGGAAAAACTCAAAGTTCATCCCTGTCACTTTTACTCCCCAGGACACTGACTTTATTCCCAGTCCTTTACGCGCTGCAACTAACTATAGGCTGAATAGCACAGATGAGTATGAACGGCTTTACCGTCGTCTGACTAATCAACCTAGAACCCGCAAACCGGATCTGGGTAAATTACAAACTTTAGCCCCGCGCGATCGCAAACAGGTTTTTCCAGCTATTTCAGATGATTCACCAGCCTCTAATTCTCGCCCACTCAACTTCTTTGCGCTTGATGATACTTGGGTTGGTCGGGAAAGTCTAATTCAGGATTTGAGTCCTCGAATTCGATCCTCCTGTCGATTATTAATACTTGTGGGGATTACAGGGATTGGGAAAACGGCTTTAGGGGAAAGATTAGCAGTTGAGTTATCAGACTGGTTTGAGGGAGATTGGAGTAAGTTTCACGAAGAGAATTTTGAGAACGAACAACAATCTAATGATTTTGCTAGCGTAGCGGCGAGGTGGCTGGAGAAGTGGGGCGAACTGATTACGCCGGAAGACCGCAAAGATACTCAGCGCCTGCTATATCGGTTGGTGAGACATTTAAAAGAAAATCGCTATTTGGTTCAACTTGATTCTTTAGAGAACATTCTACAGGGGAATGAAGAAGAGGGATGGAGTGATTTCAAAGATGAGTGGTGGGTGCAATTTTTTGAAAGTTTGCTAGTAGCAGATTCTTGTGAAAGCTGTATCATCCTAACTTCGCAAGATTTACCCGCTCAAATCCCAACACTAGGAACGAGGTATCAAAATTTTTGGTATTGCCAGCCTCTGAGCGGTCTGGAAGAACCAGAACGGTTGCGATTGTTCGATAAAACAGGATTAGATGTTGGTACAGAGTCAACAGGTAAACCATATTTAGAAAGAATTGGGTGTGCTTATGAGGGACATCCTTTAGCATTGCGGGTGATTGCTGGAGAAATTATAAATCAGCCTTTTGATGGTAATGTTTTGGCTTACTGGAATCAGCATGGACGGGAAGTAGAAGAGGTTGAGAAGGCAATTGAGGAAGCGAAAACTAAGGGAATAACAGCATCAGCCGATGATAAGTTCAACCTGCATCGATACACGCGCAACTTACGAAGGAATGTGCGAGTTAGACTAGAAAAGACGTTTAATCGGTTGCAAAAAGATGTTCGCTATGGCTATATATTGCTGTGCGAAGCTTCCGTGTACCGCTGTCCAGTACCGGAGGATTTTTGGCTCTCGCATCTGGAGGATTGGGATCGGGATGAAGATGAACAGCAGGTAGCGTTGGATGCGTTGCGCGATCGCTTTTTAGTGGAAGAAGTCGTTGAGAGCGATCGATGCTTACTCAGACAGCACAATTTAATTAGGAGTGTGTCGCTTGAACATTTAAAACAACTGGATGACAATGACGAATAA
- a CDS encoding DEAD/DEAH box helicase, translated as MKLFDLKFGKLVSGRFLARRIVGSFKLGNGKNWEKQWEDKIVELQRIDEDTLCFQVANDRDSETIVELEPDSTDAKILLSELESGHTLIVGCIMKATDKHIEIEGRSFNVPNSEIPVQLQVALTDEFIETVVMRNWRNVKNFNDSKRRLEEEFILDKLGYWFVTSGAKDPEFQKGFSVLGKSWSLNLTPQEDGQLVTEAMKRQGRNLSDRAIYLMRQPLEFCDQTVASKMRSAAISALSKVVQENDSWIASWKRYNTEENRILKERFGLLSPLPYQGRPTFIGEDNSRNLLTFDLERSANITPWLKHISGDGLPVTIQDNASMPEALLIGYDHKTHRLTLVWEGEQEPPKTGEISPSMALEQSRIQKREKALTTLETARSGLPYLGLILEGKPFNRAIPRQRKQLTKAARKIFGETGPTPAQEKALRIALSTPDIALIQGPPGTGKTRVIQALLTMLNEGRDTGEVLETVLVTSLQHEAVDNAIASMSIAGLPVDRLGGKKGEDRGSEMIQAWRNQVIQEVRSHLSTEPSPTLVLIDRLKGYLSHWRTSAGGREGTHEILLAFRNAAERFLSVQRISELDRLASTAPVIQKQSQPIIEDPDDRDELERRLNQQCTTEESFKDDGNRQARRLRRFLEPYLDNLSPDIIEAVEVAVSWNAENTTYSEPWLSLQSACIGIRQQLLEIPVTQAIAEQDISDVEIEQCLLAAIEEIEVVRAQSEEGIQEALELFVRDLEEDPNYVREVIRKYAPIQATSCGQADSKWLGMDNRTFTLVIVDEAARANPLDLLIPMVKGRRIILVGDHKQLPHVLEREIEQSLAKEGDEKLREVYGKSLFERLWASLPQQTVIDGIERTAQLTDQFRMHPTIGKFVSDRFYTESPINSSFVKPEARPNYTGAYNQKPVVWLDVPANEGGENRAGKSSWERPAEVSCIVAELRHILPRIEEKYPDFDPSQPAGMVGVIAFYSAQEEALKEAIANPRDGLPDHLQRRVRVGTVDAFQGREYDVVYLSTVRSNQNESVEQRLGFTALPNRLCVAFSRARCVLIGVGDAACVAGMRPDGTPWSEPLKAFIDLCSSEEGYADI; from the coding sequence ATGAAATTATTCGACCTCAAATTCGGCAAACTGGTAAGTGGGCGTTTCTTAGCGCGGCGAATTGTTGGTAGTTTTAAGCTAGGGAATGGAAAAAACTGGGAGAAACAATGGGAAGATAAGATTGTTGAATTACAGCGAATAGACGAAGATACTCTATGTTTTCAAGTCGCTAACGATCGTGACTCTGAAACAATCGTTGAACTTGAACCAGATTCGACCGATGCTAAAATTCTGCTTTCAGAACTGGAATCAGGACATACTCTGATTGTCGGCTGCATTATGAAAGCAACAGACAAGCACATTGAAATTGAAGGGCGTTCCTTTAATGTACCTAACTCTGAGATTCCAGTTCAGTTACAAGTTGCTCTCACTGATGAATTTATTGAAACAGTTGTCATGCGTAATTGGCGCAATGTGAAAAATTTTAACGATAGCAAGCGCCGCTTAGAAGAAGAATTCATTCTTGATAAATTAGGCTATTGGTTTGTAACATCAGGTGCCAAAGATCCTGAGTTTCAAAAGGGTTTTTCTGTATTAGGGAAATCTTGGTCGCTCAATTTAACTCCTCAAGAAGATGGGCAGCTTGTAACGGAAGCAATGAAACGGCAAGGGCGTAACTTGAGCGATCGCGCTATTTATTTAATGCGCCAACCGTTAGAATTTTGCGACCAAACTGTTGCTAGCAAAATGCGATCGGCAGCTATTTCTGCTTTGAGTAAAGTTGTTCAGGAAAATGATAGCTGGATAGCCAGTTGGAAGCGGTATAATACTGAAGAAAATCGCATTTTAAAAGAGCGTTTTGGCCTGTTGTCTCCTTTACCATACCAAGGTAGACCAACTTTTATAGGTGAAGATAACAGTAGAAATTTACTAACTTTTGACTTAGAACGCTCTGCGAACATAACGCCTTGGCTCAAACATATTTCAGGCGATGGGCTTCCTGTAACCATACAAGATAACGCAAGTATGCCTGAAGCATTATTAATAGGGTATGACCATAAAACTCATCGCCTTACTTTGGTTTGGGAAGGCGAACAAGAACCCCCCAAAACTGGAGAAATTTCTCCCTCAATGGCTCTTGAACAATCTCGAATTCAGAAGCGTGAAAAAGCACTAACTACTTTAGAAACAGCTCGCTCTGGCCTTCCTTATTTGGGTCTAATTCTGGAAGGCAAACCATTTAACAGAGCAATTCCTCGTCAAAGAAAGCAACTAACTAAAGCTGCACGCAAAATTTTTGGTGAAACTGGGCCAACACCCGCTCAGGAAAAAGCATTAAGAATTGCACTAAGTACGCCAGATATTGCACTGATTCAAGGGCCACCTGGAACCGGAAAGACGAGAGTCATTCAGGCGTTGCTGACGATGCTCAATGAGGGGCGAGATACAGGTGAAGTGCTGGAAACAGTTTTAGTGACGAGTCTCCAACATGAAGCAGTGGATAATGCGATCGCTAGTATGAGTATTGCTGGACTTCCAGTAGACAGACTAGGGGGCAAAAAAGGGGAAGACCGAGGCTCTGAAATGATTCAAGCTTGGAGAAATCAAGTTATCCAAGAAGTCCGTTCTCACCTCTCCACCGAACCATCTCCAACTCTGGTATTGATTGACCGACTCAAAGGCTACCTTTCCCATTGGCGCACCTCAGCAGGAGGACGTGAAGGAACCCATGAAATTCTTTTAGCTTTTCGCAATGCAGCAGAACGCTTTTTATCAGTTCAGCGAATTTCTGAACTCGATCGCCTTGCGAGTACTGCCCCAGTCATTCAAAAACAAAGTCAGCCAATAATTGAAGATCCTGATGATAGAGATGAACTAGAGCGACGACTTAATCAGCAATGTACCACAGAAGAAAGTTTTAAAGACGATGGAAATCGGCAAGCTCGACGACTGCGACGTTTCTTAGAGCCTTATTTGGATAACCTTTCACCGGATATTATTGAAGCGGTAGAAGTGGCAGTATCTTGGAACGCAGAAAATACAACTTATTCGGAACCTTGGTTATCTTTACAGAGTGCCTGCATCGGCATTCGCCAACAATTGCTGGAAATTCCTGTCACTCAAGCCATTGCTGAACAGGATATTTCTGATGTGGAAATAGAACAATGCCTTCTAGCAGCTATTGAGGAAATCGAGGTAGTTCGCGCCCAAAGCGAAGAAGGAATACAAGAAGCACTCGAACTATTTGTGCGAGATTTAGAGGAAGATCCAAATTATGTTAGAGAAGTTATTCGGAAATATGCACCAATCCAAGCAACCAGTTGCGGACAAGCAGACTCAAAATGGTTAGGAATGGATAATCGAACCTTCACTTTGGTTATAGTAGATGAAGCAGCAAGAGCAAATCCCCTAGATTTACTCATACCAATGGTCAAAGGACGACGAATTATCCTAGTTGGCGATCACAAACAACTTCCCCATGTGTTGGAGCGAGAAATTGAGCAGAGTTTAGCTAAAGAAGGTGATGAGAAGCTACGGGAAGTTTATGGAAAGAGTTTGTTTGAAAGGCTCTGGGCATCCCTTCCTCAACAAACAGTAATAGACGGGATTGAGCGGACGGCTCAATTGACAGATCAGTTTCGGATGCACCCTACGATTGGGAAATTTGTCAGCGATCGCTTTTATACAGAAAGCCCCATTAATTCAAGCTTCGTCAAACCAGAAGCACGACCGAATTACACAGGTGCTTACAATCAAAAACCTGTTGTTTGGTTAGATGTTCCAGCTAATGAAGGAGGTGAAAATCGGGCTGGAAAATCTAGTTGGGAAAGACCTGCTGAAGTTAGCTGTATCGTGGCTGAACTTCGCCACATTTTACCTCGAATTGAGGAAAAATATCCTGACTTCGATCCAAGCCAACCTGCTGGAATGGTGGGAGTAATTGCATTTTACTCTGCTCAAGAAGAAGCACTCAAAGAGGCGATCGCCAATCCGCGTGACGGTTTACCTGACCATTTACAACGACGAGTACGAGTTGGAACTGTCGATGCTTTTCAAGGACGCGAGTATGATGTCGTATATCTCTCCACAGTTCGTAGTAATCAGAACGAATCTGTTGAACAACGCCTTGGTTTTACCGCATTACCGAATCGGCTTTGTGTTGCATTCAGTCGCGCTCGATGTGTCTTGATTGGAGTAGGAGATGCCGCTTGTGTTGCTGGGATGCGTCCTGATGGTACACCTTGGTCTGAGCCACTAAAAGCTTTTATCGATCTCTGTAGCAGTGAGGAAGGGTATGCAGATATCTAA
- the holA gene encoding DNA polymerase III subunit delta, whose amino-acid sequence MPIYIYWGDDDYLIERSINLLRDTVVHPEWQIFNFSRYQFGEDNFRAARNDILTPPMGEGGRLVLLSNLGEFKAIDETKIEQLSRTLVNIPDSNHLLLTSKSKLDNRLKFTKLISQYAQVKEFSLIPAWDTQKLTNRVKEVSRELSISISDEAANLLAVSVGNNTRLLFNELEKLSLVAVDSEVEVYLMKSLVSIATTNTLQLAKAICVKDVSTATQVFTTLLSQNEPIVKIVATLTTSFRTWLIVKAMVAEGVLDNYTIATAAGVGNPNRVYYLKQEISAISINRLKQVLYQLLELEILAKLGGTESLFTSHIISLCTA is encoded by the coding sequence ATGCCTATTTACATTTATTGGGGTGATGACGACTATCTCATCGAACGTAGTATTAATTTATTACGTGACACCGTTGTTCATCCAGAGTGGCAAATATTCAATTTCTCCCGTTATCAGTTTGGAGAAGACAACTTTAGAGCCGCTCGTAATGACATTTTAACTCCACCAATGGGCGAAGGTGGACGCTTGGTGCTTCTATCCAATTTGGGAGAGTTCAAAGCAATTGATGAAACTAAAATTGAGCAACTGTCACGTACTCTGGTAAATATACCAGACAGTAATCATCTATTGCTAACCAGCAAATCAAAATTAGACAACCGCCTCAAGTTTACTAAGTTAATTTCTCAGTATGCTCAAGTCAAAGAGTTTTCCCTCATCCCGGCTTGGGATACTCAAAAGCTAACCAACAGAGTTAAAGAAGTTTCCAGGGAGTTGTCTATCTCGATATCCGATGAAGCAGCTAATCTCTTAGCAGTTTCAGTGGGTAATAATACTAGGCTCTTGTTTAATGAGTTGGAGAAACTTAGCTTGGTGGCGGTAGACTCTGAGGTTGAGGTTTACCTTATGAAAAGCTTGGTTAGCATTGCTACCACTAATACTCTCCAACTCGCCAAAGCTATTTGTGTGAAAGATGTCTCTACAGCTACTCAAGTTTTTACCACGCTTCTATCACAAAATGAACCAATTGTCAAGATTGTTGCTACTCTCACTACCTCATTTCGTACTTGGTTAATTGTGAAGGCTATGGTAGCTGAGGGGGTCTTAGATAATTATACGATCGCAACAGCAGCAGGTGTTGGAAATCCCAACCGTGTCTACTATCTGAAACAAGAAATTAGCGCGATTTCCATTAACAGATTAAAGCAAGTTTTGTACCAATTGTTAGAGTTGGAAATTCTAGCAAAACTTGGTGGTACTGAATCACTTTTTACTAGCCACATTATTTCTCTTTGCACTGCATGA
- a CDS encoding DNA polymerase III subunit delta' (catalyzes the DNA-template-directed extension of the 3'-end of a DNA strand; the delta' subunit seems to interact with the gamma subunit to transfer the beta subunit on the DNA): MSILQFFPDPGDPTDTTGIPERATFEPFFDEIVGQSTAIKLLQKAIATNRVPNAFLFVGSDGVGKRLTAKCFIQACLCHPLPTETASKCALHIEAGTHPDVLWVEPTFLHSGEFIDVSTAASLELTFKQPPVVRIEQVREIANFLAYPPLSASRQVVVIEGVNSIASTAANALLKTLEEPGNATLILIAANSESILPTIRSRCCVIPFRNLGQQEMCQVLERMGYSQILAYPEIIEMAQGCPGNAIAAWNYLMHIEQIVPGVPSILEFNQATSQLLQVAKTISQKLDFFPQLWLLDYWQFQLWKMKRDRRIIEVLENAKKSLRLAQSQLVFEVCLLKLAENGAS; the protein is encoded by the coding sequence ATGAGCATTTTACAATTTTTCCCCGACCCTGGCGACCCTACAGATACTACTGGTATACCAGAGAGAGCTACTTTTGAACCATTCTTTGATGAGATTGTTGGTCAATCAACGGCTATTAAGCTGCTGCAAAAGGCGATCGCTACTAACAGAGTACCAAATGCTTTTCTGTTTGTCGGTTCTGATGGTGTGGGTAAACGCCTTACTGCTAAGTGCTTTATCCAAGCTTGCTTGTGTCATCCCTTACCTACAGAAACAGCAAGTAAATGTGCGTTACATATTGAGGCGGGTACACATCCAGACGTTCTATGGGTAGAACCGACATTTTTGCATTCTGGGGAATTTATCGATGTTTCTACTGCTGCTTCCCTTGAACTTACGTTCAAACAGCCACCAGTTGTTCGCATTGAGCAAGTTAGAGAGATTGCTAATTTCTTGGCTTATCCTCCTCTATCAGCATCCCGACAAGTTGTGGTGATAGAGGGGGTAAATTCGATCGCATCGACGGCTGCTAATGCTCTGTTGAAGACTCTAGAGGAACCGGGAAATGCTACTCTGATTTTGATTGCTGCTAATTCTGAGTCTATTTTACCTACCATCCGTTCCCGTTGTTGTGTGATTCCTTTTAGAAATTTGGGTCAACAGGAAATGTGTCAGGTATTGGAGAGGATGGGGTATTCTCAGATTTTAGCATATCCTGAGATTATTGAGATGGCGCAGGGGTGTCCGGGGAATGCGATCGCAGCTTGGAATTATTTAATGCACATTGAACAAATTGTTCCTGGAGTGCCATCAATTCTGGAGTTTAATCAAGCTACTTCCCAACTTCTCCAAGTTGCCAAAACTATTAGCCAAAAGCTTGACTTTTTTCCTCAGTTATGGTTACTGGATTATTGGCAATTTCAACTTTGGAAAATGAAAAGAGATAGGAGAATTATAGAGGTTTTGGAGAATGCTAAAAAGTCACTCCGTCTTGCACAATCTCAATTGGTTTTTGAAGTGTGTCTGTTGAAATTAGCAGAAAATGGAGCTAGTTGA
- a CDS encoding protein kinase domain-containing protein: MTKFSFPKPGEIVRDLEGRRYRLIEQLNEGRQGAVFTTEDASILVKVCRPPQSRHTDETRKQLRLLTRRKLDINSLVLPRAVLNEPYLGYVMDRVQDSIPLSNLVYPHPHDRNPNWHASTGGLRRRLRICGELARTFEQIHRNGLCYVDLSWQNVLVPSDPTTTSIKLIDPDNLIIPGTSLAEVIGTEQFIAPELLKESRFPNHASDRWSLAVAIFYLLVLNHPFFSDEVIYGEPELEEIALRGELPFIYSQDNYSKSSSPGLPRSKVLTRRLQKLCIQAFESGVLDPWARPSPEEWLSALEEAADQTALCSKCNATSYLPDIRGASLVCDWCGEKSDRPIELGFFDSDPSIDDLDEDEIKELKRIKKSHRFVLDKRQKMLPKRLVDNDIETTGYVAQFGIPRNSNGYALKNLSQDTWYTKDARDQSLSCPPGEIVWLFDKTLIVFPSGIRAKVRNPSRGGQL, encoded by the coding sequence GTGACCAAATTCTCTTTTCCAAAACCGGGTGAAATTGTTCGAGATCTCGAAGGGCGACGTTACAGGCTAATTGAGCAGCTAAATGAAGGTAGACAAGGAGCCGTATTTACTACTGAGGATGCCAGTATTCTAGTAAAAGTTTGCCGACCACCCCAATCTAGACATACCGATGAAACTCGCAAACAACTTCGCCTGCTAACACGACGGAAGTTAGACATAAATTCCTTAGTATTGCCTCGCGCTGTTTTAAATGAGCCGTATTTAGGCTATGTAATGGATCGAGTTCAAGATTCCATCCCCCTCTCTAACTTAGTTTATCCACATCCACACGATCGCAACCCCAACTGGCACGCCTCAACAGGTGGGTTACGTCGCCGTTTAAGAATTTGCGGCGAGTTAGCCAGAACCTTTGAGCAAATTCACCGTAATGGTTTATGTTACGTGGATTTATCCTGGCAAAACGTTCTTGTTCCATCAGACCCAACGACAACATCTATTAAACTCATCGACCCTGATAACTTAATTATTCCGGGAACCTCCTTAGCGGAAGTTATAGGGACAGAACAGTTTATTGCTCCAGAACTTTTAAAAGAGTCTCGTTTTCCCAATCATGCCTCAGATCGCTGGTCTTTGGCAGTAGCAATTTTTTACCTATTAGTGCTAAACCATCCCTTTTTTAGCGATGAAGTAATCTACGGTGAGCCAGAACTTGAGGAAATTGCTCTGCGGGGTGAGCTTCCCTTTATTTATTCCCAAGATAATTATTCTAAATCCTCCAGTCCTGGTTTACCAAGGAGCAAGGTGTTAACTCGGAGACTGCAAAAACTTTGCATCCAGGCGTTTGAATCGGGTGTATTAGACCCTTGGGCGCGACCTTCTCCCGAAGAATGGTTAAGTGCATTAGAAGAAGCTGCCGATCAAACAGCACTTTGCTCAAAATGTAATGCTACTTCCTATTTACCAGATATCCGGGGAGCTTCACTTGTTTGTGACTGGTGTGGTGAAAAAAGCGATCGCCCTATCGAACTTGGCTTCTTTGATTCAGATCCGTCTATTGATGACTTGGATGAAGATGAAATCAAGGAACTTAAAAGAATCAAAAAATCACATCGGTTTGTATTAGATAAAAGACAAAAAATGCTTCCTAAGCGTTTAGTAGATAACGATATCGAAACTACGGGCTACGTTGCACAGTTTGGTATTCCACGGAATAGTAATGGCTATGCACTAAAAAATTTAAGCCAAGATACTTGGTACACAAAAGATGCTAGGGATCAGTCATTGTCTTGCCCTCCTGGTGAAATTGTCTGGCTATTTGATAAAACATTGATTGTCTTTCCTTCAGGCATTAGAGCAAAAGTGCGAAATCCGTCTAGGGGAGGCCAATTATGA
- the ssb gene encoding single-stranded DNA-binding protein — translation MSDNLNIINLVGRVGQKPETQYFESGAVLTKLSLAVNRRTSKKDSEPDWFAVEIWGNIAEVAANYTDKGSLIGIQGELKFDEWTDQVTGQQRVKPVIRANNLELLGSNPNSNSLANSPNSSDQTNSEQSDF, via the coding sequence ATGTCTGATAACCTCAATATTATCAATCTTGTTGGTCGAGTTGGTCAGAAGCCAGAAACTCAGTATTTTGAGAGTGGCGCTGTCCTGACAAAGCTTTCTTTGGCTGTTAACCGTCGCACTAGCAAGAAAGATTCGGAGCCTGATTGGTTTGCGGTGGAAATTTGGGGTAATATCGCGGAAGTGGCTGCTAATTACACTGATAAGGGCAGCTTAATCGGTATTCAGGGTGAATTGAAGTTTGATGAATGGACTGACCAAGTTACTGGTCAACAGCGAGTTAAGCCTGTTATTCGGGCTAATAATCTGGAATTACTTGGCTCTAATCCTAATTCTAACTCTCTGGCTAATTCTCCTAATTCATCTGACCAAACTAATTCAGAGCAAAGCGATTTCTAA
- a CDS encoding vWA domain-containing protein → MPIIVLADVSTSMEGEKIDTLHTALAEMHQKFKDLHDTRSHLHTSIITFASNAQLLLPLTPVEDVHLPTLTASGTTSMGAAFKIALQLLEDEQQMPKRSYLPSIVLVSDGQPNDDWEEPLQNLLDSDRGGRAVRLAVGIGDDCDFDVLKTFVNHPEIPVVRATEVLKLMDFFRFVTMSVMARSTARNPNSSGNLPLHLLNDDDLEF, encoded by the coding sequence TTGCCAATTATTGTACTGGCAGATGTCAGTACCAGCATGGAGGGCGAGAAGATTGATACCCTCCATACTGCACTGGCTGAAATGCACCAAAAATTCAAGGATTTACACGATACTCGCAGTCATCTACACACTAGCATCATTACATTCGCCAGTAACGCTCAGCTACTTCTCCCTTTGACTCCTGTAGAAGACGTTCATCTACCTACTTTAACTGCCAGCGGCACAACATCTATGGGAGCCGCCTTCAAAATTGCTCTTCAGCTACTGGAAGATGAGCAGCAGATGCCGAAACGTTCTTATCTGCCTAGTATAGTTCTGGTTAGTGATGGTCAGCCGAATGATGATTGGGAGGAACCGCTCCAAAATCTATTAGATTCCGATCGCGGAGGACGTGCCGTTCGTCTAGCTGTTGGTATTGGTGATGATTGCGACTTTGATGTACTTAAAACTTTCGTTAACCATCCAGAAATTCCAGTTGTGCGTGCGACAGAGGTGCTTAAGTTGATGGACTTCTTTCGCTTCGTCACTATGTCAGTGATGGCACGTTCAACAGCTAGAAATCCCAATTCTTCTGGCAATTTACCGCTTCACTTGCTTAATGATGACGATTTAGAATTTTAA